Proteins from a single region of Acidimicrobiia bacterium:
- a CDS encoding CoA transferase gives MTVSTGPLSGVRVLDLSIAATGPYAVTLLADQGADVVKVERPGIGDIGRWVGVSVNGMSALFLMCNRGKRSISVDVHTDQGRDIVRALARDVDVVVQNFRPGVVERLGVGYDDLRSENPDVVYASLSGFGPEGPYASKSAYDTVIQAYGGFAGNQADPATGEPQFLRQTAADKVTALYAAQAITAALLARERGAGGQHLHLSMLDAVVSFLWVDAAGNEVLMMADGSQPSSFVSTFRPLQFTDGWGICTPTSDADFAGMCRGFDVDGFDDPRVATIGQRIQHRELTNALVERCYDAAAKMSTAEAMARLEAERVPCGVVVRPEELAADPHVKAIGLLVESEHPTVGLVRQPRHPAQFASTPASHGSPAPDLGQHTDEILRELGLGDQIDALRADGVVS, from the coding sequence ATGACGGTCAGCACGGGCCCGCTTTCTGGCGTGCGCGTCCTCGATCTCTCGATCGCGGCGACTGGCCCGTATGCCGTGACCCTCCTCGCCGACCAGGGTGCTGACGTGGTCAAGGTCGAACGACCGGGCATCGGTGACATCGGTCGCTGGGTCGGGGTGTCGGTGAACGGCATGAGTGCGCTGTTCCTCATGTGCAACCGCGGGAAGCGATCGATCTCCGTCGATGTCCACACCGACCAGGGACGCGACATTGTCCGCGCGCTCGCTCGGGATGTCGATGTCGTCGTGCAGAACTTCCGACCTGGCGTCGTCGAGCGTCTGGGCGTCGGGTACGACGATCTGCGGTCGGAGAACCCCGATGTCGTCTACGCGTCGCTGTCAGGCTTCGGACCCGAAGGGCCCTATGCATCCAAGAGCGCGTACGACACGGTGATCCAGGCATACGGAGGCTTCGCGGGCAACCAGGCTGACCCGGCCACTGGTGAGCCCCAGTTCCTCCGCCAGACCGCAGCAGACAAGGTCACCGCGCTCTACGCCGCGCAAGCGATCACCGCTGCACTGCTCGCCCGCGAACGCGGCGCCGGCGGTCAACACCTCCATCTTTCGATGCTCGATGCGGTGGTGTCCTTCCTTTGGGTCGATGCCGCCGGCAACGAAGTGCTGATGATGGCCGACGGGTCGCAGCCGTCGAGCTTCGTGTCGACCTTCCGACCGTTGCAGTTCACCGACGGATGGGGCATCTGCACTCCCACCTCTGATGCCGACTTCGCCGGCATGTGTCGCGGATTCGACGTCGACGGATTCGACGATCCGCGGGTCGCCACGATCGGGCAGCGCATCCAACATCGCGAGCTCACGAACGCGCTCGTCGAGCGTTGCTACGACGCGGCCGCGAAGATGTCGACGGCCGAGGCGATGGCGCGACTGGAAGCCGAGCGGGTTCCGTGCGGTGTGGTCGTGCGTCCCGAGGAGCTCGCCGCGGATCCCCACGTCAAAGCGATCGGGCTGCTCGTGGAGTCTGAGCACCCCACCGTGGGTCTCGTACGTCAGCCTCGCCATCCAGCCCAATTCGCATCCACGCCCGCGAGTCACGGCTCACCTGCTCCCGACCTGGGTCAGCACACCGATGAGATCCTGCGCGAGCTCGGGTTGGGCGATCAGATCGACGCGCTCCGCGCCGACGGTGTCGTCAGCTGA
- a CDS encoding dynamin family protein: protein MTGAERRERSAPEETSLATSTKTGGGGAGLLERVRAFLDDAAGVYAGRGASAEYLEEQRKRLDEPLRVAIAGRVKAGKSTLLNALVGEPLAPTDEGECTQIVTWYHDGVTYRVTLHPRDGEPRSLKFHRVDDGLDVDLDGVAPDAVERLDVEWPSSALRTITLIDTPGIAALSGAPSARTADFLTPGDHRETAADAVLYLMKHLHATDVDFLSTFHDEEVSQATPVNAIAVLSRADEIGGGRLDSLESAARIAARYARDEKVRRLAQTVLPVAGLLAQTGETLREAEYQAIATLAKAPAADVDRLLVSADRFANADAHVGLTTMERQALLERLGLFGVRLAIALVRDSTAPNADALAKELVARSGLPALRRVLLAQFTERRDLLKARSGILAVETLALSEPVPGSEELLSTAEQLTAGAHELAELRLLTLLRSGAVDAKPDELAPMERLAGGDGAAVNARLGLPADADAAAIRAAASEQLARWQKRAESPMASRETTAAARLLVRTCEAILAFTR from the coding sequence GTGACCGGCGCCGAGCGGCGTGAACGGTCGGCGCCGGAGGAGACGTCGCTTGCGACGTCGACCAAGACAGGCGGCGGAGGAGCCGGTCTCCTCGAGCGGGTCCGGGCGTTCCTCGACGACGCGGCCGGCGTCTACGCAGGTCGCGGCGCCTCGGCCGAGTACCTGGAGGAGCAGCGCAAGCGCCTCGACGAGCCACTCCGCGTCGCTATCGCGGGACGTGTGAAGGCGGGCAAGTCGACCCTCCTCAACGCGCTCGTCGGCGAGCCACTCGCACCGACCGACGAGGGCGAGTGCACGCAGATCGTGACTTGGTACCACGACGGGGTGACCTACAGAGTCACGCTCCACCCCCGCGACGGCGAGCCGCGCTCGCTGAAGTTCCACCGGGTCGACGACGGACTCGACGTTGACCTTGACGGCGTCGCGCCCGATGCCGTCGAACGGCTCGACGTCGAGTGGCCATCGTCAGCGCTGCGAACGATCACGCTGATCGATACGCCGGGGATCGCCGCGCTCTCGGGCGCGCCATCAGCGCGCACCGCGGACTTCCTCACGCCCGGCGACCACCGCGAGACGGCGGCCGACGCCGTCCTCTACCTCATGAAGCACCTCCACGCGACCGACGTCGACTTCCTCTCTACCTTCCACGACGAGGAGGTGTCCCAGGCCACGCCGGTGAACGCGATCGCCGTGCTCTCGCGGGCCGACGAGATCGGCGGCGGACGGCTCGATTCGCTCGAGTCGGCGGCGCGGATCGCCGCTCGCTACGCACGCGACGAGAAGGTACGCCGACTCGCGCAGACGGTGCTCCCCGTGGCCGGCTTGCTCGCCCAGACCGGGGAGACGCTGCGCGAGGCCGAGTACCAGGCGATCGCGACGCTCGCGAAGGCCCCCGCCGCCGATGTGGACCGGCTGCTCGTGTCGGCCGACCGATTCGCCAACGCCGACGCGCACGTCGGTCTCACCACGATGGAGCGCCAGGCGCTGCTCGAACGGCTGGGCCTGTTCGGCGTGCGCCTTGCCATCGCCCTCGTCCGTGACAGCACGGCACCCAACGCGGACGCGCTGGCCAAGGAGCTAGTGGCGCGCAGCGGTCTGCCCGCGCTCCGGAGGGTGCTGCTCGCGCAGTTCACCGAGCGGCGCGATCTGCTCAAGGCCCGCTCCGGGATCCTCGCGGTCGAGACGCTCGCCCTCTCTGAGCCGGTGCCAGGGAGCGAGGAGCTGCTGTCGACCGCGGAACAGCTCACCGCGGGGGCGCACGAGCTCGCCGAGCTGCGCCTCCTCACCCTGCTCCGTAGTGGCGCCGTTGACGCGAAGCCCGACGAACTCGCGCCTATGGAGCGCCTCGCCGGTGGCGACGGGGCGGCCGTCAACGCTCGCCTCGGCCTTCCGGCCGACGCCGACGCCGCGGCGATTCGGGCCGCCGCGTCGGAGCAGCTCGCCAGGTGGCAGAAGCGCGCCGAGAGCCCGATGGCGAGTCGCGAAACGACGGCCGCCGCCCGTCTCCTCGTCCGCACGTGCGAGGCGATCCTGGCGTTCACCCGCTAG
- a CDS encoding dynamin family protein, producing MTTGEPMAGGAAAEPSESSEAVDATLAAIHLVTKAVTAYGREDLAARIAAARQRLEDPAFRVLVVGEFKQGKSSLVNALLNTSVCPVDDDIATSAPTAVGFADPPTARVLYSPMSEDPDAEPDVEEIPVDRIREYVTEAANPANERRVQWVEVGVPSPMLEDGLVFVDTPGVGGLGSVHGAITAAALPTADGVLFLSDASQEFSEPEMTFLKQAISLCPNVCCVVTKIDFYPAWRKIVDLDQGHLAEAKIATSIISVSSTLRTQALELGDPELDEESGFPQLIETLRAEIVGDGERRGVAGVCAELLTVTDQLQAQFNTEEAALKAPEDAGPLREGLERANQRAEQLHSQAARWAVTLADGIGDLTSDVDHDLRGRLRQITKEADEVIDNDDPVEIWAEFEPWLYRRSAEDVVNNFRFLQTRAEELSAQVAEHFALDSEAAVYHPDLGGAGASLRRESTEAHVDFSTMGKGQKAMTGVRGGYMGVLMFGALGSMVGLAIGALPVAAGLMMGRKALRDEETRQITMRRQNAKNAIRKYLDEASFLSGKESRDTLRRVQRQLRDHYTTRADELQRSVNESKQAAAQAVQADQQTRTKRLKDVQAEIQRIAMLRKQIVESRDLALASAPTS from the coding sequence GTGACGACCGGGGAACCGATGGCAGGGGGCGCGGCGGCCGAGCCGAGCGAGTCGAGCGAGGCGGTCGACGCGACCCTCGCCGCGATCCACCTCGTGACGAAGGCGGTCACGGCCTACGGACGGGAGGACCTGGCGGCGCGGATCGCCGCCGCCCGCCAGCGCCTCGAGGACCCAGCGTTCCGGGTGCTCGTGGTCGGCGAGTTCAAGCAGGGCAAGAGCTCGCTGGTCAACGCGCTCCTGAACACAAGCGTGTGCCCGGTCGACGACGACATCGCCACCTCGGCCCCCACCGCGGTCGGCTTCGCGGATCCGCCGACCGCGCGGGTGCTGTACAGCCCCATGAGCGAGGACCCCGACGCCGAGCCCGATGTCGAGGAGATCCCTGTCGACCGGATCCGCGAGTACGTGACCGAGGCCGCGAACCCCGCGAACGAGCGGCGGGTGCAATGGGTTGAGGTGGGAGTTCCGTCGCCCATGCTCGAAGACGGGCTCGTCTTCGTCGACACGCCGGGCGTCGGCGGTCTCGGGTCGGTCCACGGCGCGATCACCGCCGCCGCGCTGCCCACCGCCGACGGGGTCCTCTTCCTCTCCGACGCGTCCCAGGAGTTCTCCGAGCCCGAGATGACCTTCTTGAAGCAGGCCATCTCGCTCTGCCCGAACGTCTGCTGCGTCGTGACGAAGATCGACTTCTACCCGGCGTGGCGCAAGATCGTGGACCTCGATCAGGGGCACCTCGCCGAGGCCAAGATCGCCACGTCGATCATCTCGGTATCGTCGACCCTGCGGACCCAGGCGCTCGAGCTCGGCGATCCCGAGCTGGACGAGGAGTCGGGCTTCCCGCAGCTGATCGAGACGCTGCGCGCCGAGATCGTGGGCGACGGCGAGCGCCGCGGCGTGGCCGGCGTGTGCGCCGAGCTGCTCACGGTGACGGATCAGCTCCAGGCGCAGTTCAACACCGAAGAGGCCGCGCTCAAAGCACCCGAGGATGCCGGGCCGCTCCGGGAGGGTCTCGAGCGGGCGAACCAGCGGGCCGAGCAGTTGCACAGCCAGGCGGCGCGGTGGGCGGTGACGCTCGCGGACGGGATCGGCGACCTCACCTCCGACGTCGACCACGATCTGCGGGGTCGGCTCCGGCAGATCACGAAGGAGGCCGACGAGGTCATCGACAACGACGACCCGGTCGAGATCTGGGCCGAGTTCGAGCCCTGGCTCTACCGTCGCTCCGCGGAGGACGTCGTGAACAACTTCCGTTTCCTCCAGACCCGGGCCGAGGAGCTGAGCGCCCAGGTCGCCGAGCACTTCGCGCTCGACAGCGAGGCGGCGGTGTACCACCCCGATCTCGGGGGGGCCGGGGCATCGCTTCGCCGGGAGAGCACCGAGGCGCACGTCGACTTCTCGACGATGGGGAAGGGTCAGAAGGCGATGACCGGCGTTCGGGGCGGCTACATGGGCGTCTTGATGTTCGGCGCCCTGGGCAGCATGGTCGGACTCGCGATCGGCGCGCTCCCTGTGGCGGCCGGTCTCATGATGGGGCGCAAGGCGCTGCGCGACGAAGAAACACGCCAGATCACCATGCGCCGTCAGAACGCCAAGAACGCGATCCGGAAGTACCTCGACGAGGCGTCGTTCCTCTCCGGCAAGGAGAGCCGTGACACCCTCCGGCGGGTGCAGCGTCAGCTGCGCGACCACTACACCACACGCGCCGATGAGCTCCAGCGATCGGTGAACGAGTCGAAGCAGGCAGCCGCGCAGGCGGTGCAGGCCGACCAGCAGACGCGGACGAAGCGTCTCAAGGACGTGCAGGCCGAGATCCAACGGATCGCGATGCTGCGCAAGCAGATCGTCGAGTCGCGTGACCTCGCCCTGGCTTCCGCTCCGACGTCGTGA
- a CDS encoding Hsp70 family protein, producing MGYALGVDLGTTYTAAATYRDGRAEMATLGSRTAAIPSVMYLHDDTVLVGEAAERRAASEPERVAREFKRRVGDTTPIFLGGSPYSAEALMSAMLRWVVDEVAKTEGGAPDEVAVSYPANWGPYKRELLDNAIRQANLDHAIKVTEPECAAIHYSTTERVEVGDVIAVYDLGGGTFDAAVLRKTADGWETLGTPEGIERLGGIDFDAAVFAHVQRSIGDALTGLDEDDETAMAAVARLRDECVDAKEALSSDTDASIPVLLPNAQTQVRLTRGEFEDMVRPQIASTIDALGRSLASAGVEATAVKAVLLVGGSSRIPLVAQMVTEALGRPVNVDVHPKHSIALGASIALGAAQAAAAAAPGGRAGAAPDTPKVVIGSAAAAVGVGAAAAAADAGGAAASSGEPTAAATHVGPGGAAPPGSGEQFGAGGGGGGYEPPRRGQGRSGGNGNNGDGVRRKALLAGAAALCVGLLVGGAAVVASSGGSSDPTDETTTSSSSTTTTTAPRPVQTRPQNTTTSSSTTTSSTTTTTEPP from the coding sequence GTGGGGTACGCGCTCGGTGTCGACCTCGGCACCACGTACACGGCAGCCGCGACCTACCGCGACGGCAGGGCCGAGATGGCGACGCTGGGAAGTCGCACCGCGGCCATCCCCTCCGTCATGTACCTGCATGACGACACCGTCCTCGTCGGCGAGGCCGCCGAGCGCCGGGCCGCGAGCGAACCCGAGCGCGTCGCGCGCGAGTTCAAGCGCCGTGTCGGCGACACCACCCCGATCTTCCTCGGTGGCTCGCCGTATTCGGCCGAGGCACTGATGAGTGCCATGCTGCGCTGGGTCGTCGACGAGGTCGCAAAGACCGAAGGTGGCGCGCCGGACGAGGTAGCGGTCAGCTATCCCGCGAACTGGGGTCCCTACAAGCGCGAGCTGCTCGACAACGCCATTCGCCAAGCGAACCTCGACCACGCGATCAAGGTCACCGAGCCTGAGTGCGCGGCCATCCACTACTCCACGACCGAGCGGGTCGAGGTCGGCGACGTGATCGCCGTCTACGACCTCGGAGGCGGGACCTTCGACGCCGCGGTGCTCCGCAAGACCGCGGACGGCTGGGAGACCCTGGGCACGCCGGAGGGCATCGAGCGCCTCGGCGGCATCGATTTCGACGCCGCCGTCTTCGCCCACGTGCAGCGGTCGATCGGCGATGCGCTCACCGGCCTCGACGAGGACGACGAGACCGCGATGGCCGCAGTCGCGCGCCTGCGGGACGAGTGTGTCGATGCCAAGGAGGCGTTGTCGTCCGACACCGACGCGTCGATCCCGGTGCTCTTGCCGAACGCCCAGACTCAGGTCCGGCTGACCCGGGGCGAGTTCGAGGACATGGTGCGTCCCCAGATCGCGTCGACGATCGACGCGCTCGGGCGATCGCTCGCGAGCGCGGGAGTCGAGGCCACTGCTGTGAAGGCCGTGCTCCTCGTGGGCGGCTCGTCGCGCATCCCGCTGGTGGCCCAGATGGTCACGGAGGCCCTCGGCCGCCCGGTCAACGTGGACGTGCATCCCAAGCACTCGATCGCGCTCGGCGCGTCGATCGCGCTCGGTGCAGCACAGGCTGCCGCGGCCGCGGCGCCGGGCGGCAGGGCCGGGGCTGCGCCCGACACGCCGAAAGTCGTCATCGGTTCGGCTGCCGCAGCCGTCGGTGTGGGTGCGGCGGCCGCCGCGGCCGATGCGGGCGGTGCCGCCGCCAGTTCGGGCGAACCGACCGCGGCCGCCACGCACGTGGGCCCGGGCGGCGCAGCGCCACCAGGTTCGGGGGAGCAGTTCGGAGCCGGTGGTGGTGGTGGTGGCTACGAGCCGCCCCGCCGCGGCCAAGGGCGGAGCGGCGGCAATGGGAACAATGGCGACGGCGTTCGCCGCAAGGCCCTGCTCGCCGGCGCGGCCGCGCTGTGCGTCGGGCTCCTCGTGGGTGGCGCGGCAGTGGTCGCTTCCTCCGGCGGTAGCAGCGACCCGACGGACGAGACGACGACGAGCTCGTCGAGCACGACCACCACCACAGCGCCCCGCCCCGTCCAGACGCGGCCGCAGAACACGACCACCAGCTCGTCCACGACGACGAGCTCGACGACGACGACGACCGAGCCGCCGTAG
- a CDS encoding acyl-CoA dehydrogenase family protein, which yields MAEFSLDLNEDQLQVQKWVHDFAEDVVRPAASEWDEREETPWPIIEEAAKVGLYSLDFFAQCAADPAGLMLALASEELAWGDAGITLAVLGSTLAVSGILASGTPEQHGEWLPQCFGTPEKIQLGAFAVSEPDAGSDVSSLRTRAVYDEKSDEWVLDGTKTWITNGGIADVHVIVAAVDPELKGRGHAAFVVGPDTPGINQGQKFKKHGIRASHTAEVILDDCRIPGANLLGGKDKLDLRLARAREGAKTKTQAAMSTFEATRPLVGAQAIGIARAAFEYSLEYAKERKAFGRPIIENQGIAFKLSDMKTEIDAARLLVWRACWMAGAKKPFESGEGSMSKLKAGEVAVKVTEEAIQILGGYGYTREYPVERWHRDAKIYTIFEGTSEIQRLVIARAISGMHID from the coding sequence ATGGCCGAGTTCAGCCTCGACCTCAACGAAGATCAGCTCCAGGTCCAGAAATGGGTCCACGACTTCGCCGAAGACGTCGTGCGCCCCGCCGCCAGCGAGTGGGACGAGCGGGAAGAGACCCCCTGGCCGATCATCGAGGAGGCCGCCAAGGTCGGCCTCTACTCGCTCGACTTCTTCGCCCAGTGCGCAGCCGACCCCGCGGGACTGATGCTCGCGCTCGCGAGCGAGGAGCTGGCGTGGGGCGATGCCGGCATCACGCTCGCGGTCCTCGGGAGCACGCTCGCCGTGAGCGGCATCCTGGCCAGCGGCACGCCGGAACAGCACGGCGAGTGGCTGCCGCAGTGCTTCGGCACGCCCGAAAAGATTCAACTCGGCGCGTTCGCCGTCAGCGAGCCCGACGCCGGCAGCGACGTGTCGAGCCTGCGGACGCGCGCCGTGTACGACGAGAAGTCCGACGAGTGGGTGCTCGACGGCACCAAGACCTGGATCACGAATGGCGGCATCGCCGACGTGCACGTGATCGTCGCCGCGGTCGACCCGGAGCTCAAGGGCCGCGGTCACGCTGCCTTTGTCGTGGGTCCGGACACGCCCGGCATCAACCAGGGGCAGAAGTTCAAGAAGCACGGCATCCGCGCGAGTCACACCGCCGAGGTGATCCTGGACGACTGTCGTATCCCTGGCGCCAACCTGCTCGGTGGCAAGGACAAGCTCGACCTGCGCCTCGCGCGCGCTCGCGAGGGCGCCAAGACCAAGACGCAGGCCGCGATGAGCACGTTCGAGGCAACGCGACCGCTCGTTGGCGCGCAGGCCATCGGCATCGCCCGCGCGGCATTCGAGTACTCGCTCGAATACGCCAAGGAGCGCAAGGCGTTCGGACGCCCGATCATCGAGAACCAAGGCATCGCCTTCAAGCTCTCCGACATGAAGACCGAGATCGACGCGGCTCGCCTGCTCGTGTGGCGGGCATGTTGGATGGCAGGCGCCAAGAAGCCGTTCGAGTCGGGTGAGGGCTCGATGAGCAAGCTCAAGGCGGGCGAGGTTGCGGTCAAGGTCACCGAGGAGGCGATCCAGATCCTCGGTGGCTATGGCTACACGCGCGAGTACCCCGTCGAGCGCTGGCACCGCGATGCGAAGATCTACACGATCTTCGAGGGCACCTCCGAGATCCAGCGGCTGGTCATCGCCCGAGCGATCTCAGGTATGCACATCGACTGA
- a CDS encoding helix-turn-helix transcriptional regulator yields MSGFRIGEAAQLLGVSADTVRRLADDGELETQRTEGGQRIVDGVSLARFVAAQTTTPEAGSIVAQSARNRFSGIVTRVVKDNVAAQVEIQAGPHRLVSLMTAEAVDDLGLEPGMLAVAAVKATNVVVEVPGP; encoded by the coding sequence ATGAGCGGGTTTCGCATCGGCGAAGCGGCGCAGCTGCTGGGCGTCAGCGCCGACACCGTGCGGCGGCTGGCCGACGATGGCGAGCTCGAGACCCAGCGCACGGAGGGCGGACAACGGATCGTCGACGGCGTGTCCCTGGCGAGGTTCGTCGCCGCGCAGACGACCACCCCCGAGGCGGGGTCGATCGTGGCGCAGTCGGCCCGCAACCGCTTCAGCGGGATCGTCACCCGCGTCGTGAAGGACAACGTTGCCGCCCAGGTCGAGATCCAGGCCGGTCCACACCGCCTGGTCTCGCTGATGACGGCGGAGGCGGTGGACGACCTCGGGCTCGAGCCCGGCATGCTCGCCGTCGCCGCGGTGAAGGCCACAAACGTCGTGGTTGAGGTGCCAGGACCTTGA
- the modA gene encoding molybdate ABC transporter substrate-binding protein has product MFLAVALVAAIATPASAGERIKPVGGPLNVFAASSLTEAFAAIGEKFERKNPDADITFNFSSSSTLATQIEQGAPADVFASADVRTMDRLVAGGQVPEGGGRGGDVPVFARNRLAIAVALGNPKKIKTLADTLDGRVTLVLCAPEVPCGKYAMQAYENAGLTVPQVPTGASAKDTLAKVSLGEADAAVVYVTDVEAASGDVDGVKIPDRDNVNALYPISPIVNSPNERGGKAFIIYVQSKAGQRILRRFGFLEP; this is encoded by the coding sequence ATGTTCCTTGCGGTCGCGCTCGTCGCCGCGATCGCAACCCCTGCCTCGGCCGGTGAGCGCATCAAACCGGTCGGCGGACCGCTGAACGTGTTCGCTGCGTCATCGCTCACGGAGGCCTTCGCCGCCATCGGCGAGAAGTTCGAGCGCAAGAACCCGGACGCGGACATCACCTTCAACTTCAGCTCGTCATCGACGCTCGCGACGCAGATCGAGCAGGGCGCCCCTGCTGATGTGTTCGCGTCCGCCGACGTTCGCACGATGGACAGGCTCGTGGCCGGCGGGCAGGTCCCCGAGGGCGGTGGGCGCGGCGGTGACGTGCCCGTGTTCGCGCGGAACCGCCTCGCGATCGCCGTTGCCCTAGGGAACCCGAAGAAGATCAAGACGCTCGCTGACACCCTCGACGGTCGCGTGACGCTCGTGTTGTGCGCACCGGAAGTGCCGTGCGGGAAGTACGCGATGCAGGCATACGAGAACGCGGGGCTCACCGTCCCGCAGGTACCGACCGGTGCCAGCGCCAAGGACACGTTGGCGAAGGTCTCGCTCGGCGAGGCGGACGCGGCGGTCGTGTACGTGACCGATGTCGAAGCCGCGAGCGGCGATGTCGACGGAGTGAAGATCCCCGATCGCGACAACGTGAACGCGCTGTACCCGATCTCACCGATCGTCAACTCGCCAAACGAACGGGGCGGGAAAGCGTTCATCATCTACGTGCAGTCCAAGGCTGGCCAGAGGATCCTGCGCAGGTTCGGCTTCCTCGAACCATGA
- a CDS encoding ABC transporter permease, producing the protein MSVGTRRARRGPPVFVGVVAAVAIAFFALPLIGMLERAPWSDVWGDLTADTTVDALRLSLVCSLAATALSLLFGVPLAWVLARAEFPGRRLARALVTLPMVLPPVVGGVALFLAFGRNGFVGQHLDAWFGLRLPFSTGGVIVAETFVAMPFLVVAVEGALRSADIRYEEAGAVLGARRMTVFRRVTLPMIAPAVAAGAVLSWARAIGEFGATITFAGNFPGTTQTMPLAIFGRFEAGDLDGSIALSLVLVGVSIAVLVGLRDRWLHA; encoded by the coding sequence ATGAGCGTTGGGACGAGGCGGGCGCGCCGCGGCCCCCCTGTCTTCGTCGGTGTCGTTGCCGCCGTCGCCATCGCGTTCTTCGCGCTCCCGCTCATCGGGATGCTGGAGCGCGCGCCGTGGAGTGACGTCTGGGGCGATCTCACCGCTGACACCACGGTCGACGCGCTCCGGCTGTCGCTGGTCTGCTCGCTCGCTGCGACGGCGCTATCACTGCTGTTCGGCGTACCGCTAGCGTGGGTGCTGGCCCGAGCCGAGTTTCCCGGCCGGCGCCTCGCGCGCGCCCTCGTCACCTTGCCGATGGTGCTGCCGCCGGTGGTGGGAGGCGTCGCACTCTTCCTCGCCTTCGGACGGAACGGCTTCGTCGGTCAGCACTTGGACGCATGGTTCGGACTGCGCTTGCCCTTCTCGACCGGCGGTGTGATCGTCGCCGAGACCTTCGTCGCGATGCCATTCCTCGTCGTTGCCGTGGAGGGTGCGCTCCGAAGTGCCGACATTCGCTACGAGGAGGCGGGGGCGGTGCTCGGGGCCCGCCGGATGACCGTGTTCCGCCGGGTGACGCTCCCGATGATCGCGCCCGCGGTCGCGGCGGGCGCCGTGCTGAGCTGGGCCCGCGCCATCGGAGAGTTCGGGGCGACGATCACGTTTGCCGGCAACTTCCCCGGTACGACGCAGACGATGCCGCTCGCGATCTTCGGACGGTTCGAGGCCGGCGATCTCGATGGCTCGATCGCGTTGAGCCTCGTGCTCGTCGGAGTGTCGATCGCGGTGCTGGTCGGGCTGCGCGACCGGTGGCTGCACGCATGA
- a CDS encoding ABC transporter ATP-binding protein, which translates to MTLTATLGVDLDRFTLHDIALRIADRETVALLGPNGAGKTTILRTLMGLVPVTRGQVRLDDVVLDDPTDDRWVPPDRRRIGTVFQDLLLFPHLSALENVAFGVRSRGVRPRDARRRAAEWLEQLGIVDLASARPRTLSGGQAQRVALARALATEPRLLLLDEPLTALDVSTRPEIRRELARHLETFDGGALVVTHDPVEAMALADRIVVLEDGRVTQEGTPTEVREQPRTRYVADVAGLNLYRGTAGTDGLVLESGAHLVSAQRLTGPAFAVVHPRSVALHERRPEGTPRNVWQGVVRHLDPEGDRARVHVDAPVPMTAEVTSAALAELRLAEGSAVWVSVKATEVTLYPA; encoded by the coding sequence ATGACTCTCACCGCGACCCTCGGGGTCGACCTGGACCGATTCACGCTGCACGACATCGCGCTGCGCATCGCCGACCGCGAGACGGTCGCGCTCCTCGGCCCGAACGGGGCTGGCAAGACAACCATTCTGCGAACCTTGATGGGTCTTGTCCCCGTGACCCGCGGGCAGGTGAGGCTCGACGATGTCGTTCTCGACGACCCGACCGACGACCGATGGGTCCCGCCCGACCGGCGCCGAATCGGCACCGTCTTCCAGGACCTGCTCCTCTTCCCACACCTGAGCGCGCTCGAGAACGTTGCATTCGGCGTGCGCTCCCGCGGCGTACGGCCACGTGACGCTCGGCGCCGCGCTGCCGAATGGCTCGAGCAGCTCGGCATCGTCGATCTCGCTTCGGCGCGGCCGCGAACACTCTCCGGAGGTCAAGCGCAGCGCGTTGCACTCGCTCGCGCGCTCGCCACCGAGCCCAGGTTGCTCCTTCTCGATGAACCCTTGACCGCGCTCGATGTGAGCACGCGACCCGAGATCCGGCGCGAGCTCGCCCGGCACCTCGAGACCTTCGACGGCGGTGCGCTCGTCGTGACGCACGACCCGGTCGAGGCGATGGCGCTCGCCGACCGCATCGTGGTGCTGGAGGACGGGCGCGTGACGCAGGAAGGCACCCCAACCGAAGTCCGTGAGCAGCCCCGGACTCGCTACGTCGCCGACGTGGCCGGCCTCAACCTCTACCGCGGTACCGCCGGAACCGACGGGCTCGTCCTCGAGAGCGGGGCACATCTCGTCAGCGCGCAACGGCTCACGGGGCCCGCGTTCGCGGTTGTGCACCCGCGTTCCGTGGCACTGCACGAGCGCCGACCCGAAGGCACACCGCGCAACGTGTGGCAGGGAGTTGTCCGGCATCTCGATCCCGAAGGCGATCGGGCCCGAGTGCACGTCGACGCACCGGTGCCGATGACCGCCGAAGTGACCTCGGCTGCCCTCGCCGAGCTCAGGCTCGCGGAAGGGAGCGCCGTGTGGGTGAGCGTGAAGGCAACCGAGGTGACGCTCTACCCCGCGTGA